A window of Hydrogenobacter sp. contains these coding sequences:
- the purS gene encoding phosphoribosylformylglycinamidine synthase subunit PurS, translating into MKVRVLILPKKGLLDPEGRAVREMLIENGYRVKEVKVGKVVDLEVEEGTDVKDMVEKVLVNPLIEEYIIE; encoded by the coding sequence ATGAAGGTGAGAGTATTGATACTTCCCAAAAAAGGGCTTTTAGATCCTGAGGGTAGAGCGGTTAGAGAAATGCTCATAGAAAACGGCTACCGTGTAAAAGAGGTAAAGGTGGGTAAGGTTGTGGATCTTGAGGTAGAAGAAGGCACAGACGTAAAAGATATGGTGGAGAAAGTTCTCGTAAATCCACTCATTGAGGAGTATATCATAGAATGA